In one Chryseobacterium camelliae genomic region, the following are encoded:
- a CDS encoding NADP-dependent malic enzyme yields MSSKNNRDEKNFNQAALDYHKIEPKGKIEVIPSKPHSSQRDLSLAYSPGVAVPCMEIHEKPETVYDYTGKGNLVAVISNGTAVLGLGDIGAEASKPVMEGKGLLFKIFADINVFDIEIDEKDPDKFIEIVKGIAPTFGGINLEDIKAPEAFYIEQRLKEELDIPLMHDDQHGTAIISAAALINSLQIANKKIEEVKMVVNGAGAAAIACTNLYISLGLKRENVLMCDSKGVINHKRENLTPEKLDFIANTDIETLEDAVKGSDVFVGLSKGNVMTPEMLLSMNENPIVFALANPDPEIAYDLALETRKDVIMATGRSDYPNQVNNVLGFPYIFRGALDVQAKGINEEMKLAAVHAIANLAKEPVPEAVILAYNVQNLQFGREYFIPKPFDNRLITKVSSAVAKAAIESGIARKTIADFEEYEHHLLDRMGRDEKLVRMMQSRAKANPKRITLGNAEEYNVLKAAQILYEEGIAYPSLLGDKKYIKEQMERFGINLDVPIIDPSDDDQKENRQKYRETLWKLRQRKGMNEYKAKRFVRQRDYFGPLMLKHGDTDGLIIGFSKNYTSVLRPVLEIIEKEKGVDKVAAMMMILSEKKPIFFADTSINQNPTAEDLVNIAKMAEFTVKSFAIEPRIAMLGFENFAAISDTSKKVAKAVSILHEKYPKMIVDGEIQPDFAMNADHLSDYPFSKLETTPANTFIFPNLESANLSYKIIRGMKVAQVIGPILMGLKQPVHVLQMRSSVDEIVNLATVAVLDAQRREKKDKK; encoded by the coding sequence CCGGAGTGGCTGTTCCATGTATGGAAATTCATGAAAAACCGGAAACCGTGTATGATTATACGGGGAAAGGAAATCTTGTGGCCGTTATTTCCAATGGTACTGCGGTTTTAGGTTTAGGAGATATTGGAGCAGAAGCTTCAAAGCCGGTAATGGAAGGAAAAGGACTTCTGTTCAAGATTTTTGCAGATATCAACGTTTTCGATATTGAAATCGACGAAAAAGATCCTGATAAATTTATCGAAATTGTAAAAGGTATTGCTCCTACTTTTGGAGGAATCAACCTGGAAGATATTAAAGCTCCAGAAGCTTTCTATATCGAACAAAGATTAAAAGAAGAGCTGGATATTCCGTTGATGCACGATGATCAGCACGGAACGGCGATTATTTCTGCGGCGGCATTGATTAACTCTTTACAGATTGCCAACAAAAAGATCGAAGAAGTAAAAATGGTGGTGAACGGAGCAGGAGCAGCAGCGATTGCCTGTACCAACCTGTATATTTCTTTAGGATTGAAGAGGGAAAACGTTTTAATGTGCGACAGTAAAGGAGTTATTAATCATAAAAGAGAAAACCTTACTCCCGAAAAATTAGACTTCATTGCCAATACAGATATTGAAACCCTGGAAGATGCCGTAAAAGGCTCTGACGTTTTTGTAGGATTATCAAAAGGAAACGTGATGACACCTGAAATGTTGCTAAGCATGAACGAAAATCCTATCGTTTTCGCATTGGCAAATCCGGATCCTGAAATTGCATACGATTTAGCACTGGAAACCCGTAAAGATGTGATTATGGCGACAGGTAGAAGTGATTATCCTAACCAGGTTAATAACGTTCTTGGTTTCCCTTACATTTTCCGCGGTGCATTAGATGTTCAGGCAAAAGGAATTAATGAAGAGATGAAATTAGCTGCTGTTCATGCAATTGCTAATTTGGCAAAAGAACCGGTTCCTGAAGCGGTAATTTTGGCTTACAATGTTCAGAACTTACAATTTGGAAGAGAATATTTCATTCCAAAACCATTTGATAACAGATTGATTACTAAAGTGTCGAGTGCTGTAGCAAAAGCAGCTATTGAAAGTGGTATTGCAAGAAAAACAATTGCCGATTTCGAAGAATACGAACATCATCTTCTTGACAGAATGGGAAGAGACGAGAAGTTGGTAAGAATGATGCAAAGCCGTGCAAAAGCGAATCCGAAGAGAATTACTTTAGGAAATGCTGAAGAATACAACGTATTGAAGGCGGCTCAGATTCTTTATGAAGAAGGAATTGCTTATCCGAGTCTTTTAGGAGATAAAAAGTACATCAAAGAACAGATGGAGCGTTTCGGAATCAACCTTGATGTTCCGATTATCGATCCAAGTGACGACGATCAGAAGGAAAACAGACAGAAGTACAGAGAAACCCTTTGGAAGCTTCGTCAGAGAAAAGGAATGAACGAGTACAAAGCGAAAAGATTCGTTCGCCAGAGAGACTATTTCGGTCCGTTGATGTTGAAACATGGCGATACAGACGGATTGATTATCGGTTTCTCCAAAAATTATACTTCGGTATTAAGACCGGTTTTAGAAATTATTGAAAAAGAAAAAGGAGTAGATAAAGTAGCGGCAATGATGATGATTTTATCTGAAAAGAAACCTATTTTCTTTGCTGACACTTCGATCAATCAGAACCCGACGGCAGAAGACCTAGTAAATATTGCCAAAATGGCTGAATTTACGGTGAAATCTTTCGCCATTGAACCTAGAATTGCCATGCTGGGATTTGAAAACTTTGCGGCAATTTCCGATACTTCTAAAAAAGTAGCGAAAGCGGTAAGTATTCTTCATGAGAAATATCCTAAAATGATTGTGGATGGAGAGATTCAGCCGGATTTTGCCATGAATGCAGATCATTTGAGTGATTATCCTTTCTCAAAACTGGAAACAACTCCTGCCAATACCTTTATTTTCCCGAATCTGGAATCTGCAAATTTATCTTACAAAATTATCAGAGGAATGAAAGTAGCACAGGTAATCGGACCAATCCTGATGGGATTAAAACAACCGGTTCACGTGTTGCAGATGCGTTCAAGCGTAGATGAAATTGTAAACCTGGCCACCGTTGCGGTTTTAGATGCTCAAAGAAGAGAGAAAAAAGATAAAAAATAA